In Deltaproteobacteria bacterium, the following are encoded in one genomic region:
- a CDS encoding YkgJ family cysteine cluster protein, with protein sequence MKLKKVFNCQRCGACCQGRGGIYIHAADAEEIGKVLDLTPAQFIQRYTEPKGELLSLKTGPDGFCVMYDAETRGCRIHRVKPVMCQVWPFYPAPLRYPEEFEIVKNNCPGINRDTDWAGFVAYYQAHQESFPSASDLFKPPGPGKS encoded by the coding sequence ATGAAGCTGAAAAAGGTCTTTAACTGCCAGCGTTGCGGGGCCTGCTGCCAGGGGCGAGGCGGTATCTATATCCACGCTGCAGACGCTGAGGAAATAGGGAAAGTTCTCGATCTAACCCCGGCGCAGTTCATCCAGCGGTACACAGAGCCTAAAGGTGAACTGCTCTCACTGAAGACAGGGCCGGATGGGTTCTGTGTTATGTACGACGCTGAAACCCGCGGGTGTCGGATTCATCGGGTTAAACCGGTCATGTGCCAGGTCTGGCCGTTCTACCCGGCTCCATTGCGCTATCCGGAGGAGTTTGAAATTGTTAAAAACAACTGCCCTGGCATTAACCGGGACACCGACTGGGCCGGCTTCGTGGCATATTATCAGGCCCATCAGGAAAGCTTTCCTTCAGCTTCAGATCTTTTCAAACCACCCGGACCCGGTAAGAGCTGA
- the icd gene encoding isocitrate dehydrogenase (NADP(+)) has translation MNKITIKADGSLSVPHDPIIPFIQGDGVGPDIWAATRVVIDAAIGKAYGRRRRIKWLEALAGEKAFKHTGQWLPDETFETLRTYVVAIKGPLMTPVGEGVRSLNVTLRQVLDLYACIRPIRHIPGVPAPVKAPEKVDMVVFRENTEDVYAGFEWAATRDETRRLISFLSQELGVEIPDQAAVGLKIATEAGSKRLVRRAIRYALDKGRRSVTLVHKGNIMKFTEGAFRNWGYEAAAEFGDAIVTEAESREKYGGQVPDGRVLIKDRIADAMFQQVLLRPAEYDVLATPNLNGDYLSDALAAQVGGLGLAPGANIGDKYAIFEATHGTAPKYAGLDKVNPGSLILSGALMLEYLGWNEASDLIRLSLAETIAAGLVTYDLARQVEGARELSCSEFGQAIVERLENS, from the coding sequence ATGAACAAAATAACGATAAAGGCAGACGGCAGCCTCAGCGTGCCTCATGATCCAATCATTCCCTTTATCCAAGGCGACGGGGTCGGGCCGGACATATGGGCCGCCACCCGGGTGGTTATTGACGCCGCGATCGGCAAGGCCTACGGGCGCCGGCGGCGGATCAAGTGGCTGGAAGCCCTGGCCGGGGAGAAGGCCTTTAAACATACAGGCCAGTGGCTGCCTGATGAAACCTTTGAAACTTTGAGGACTTACGTTGTGGCTATCAAAGGTCCGCTTATGACGCCGGTCGGTGAAGGAGTTCGCAGTTTAAACGTGACCCTGCGGCAGGTCCTCGATCTTTACGCCTGCATCAGGCCGATCCGGCATATTCCCGGCGTTCCCGCCCCGGTCAAGGCCCCGGAAAAGGTTGATATGGTAGTTTTTCGCGAAAACACCGAGGATGTCTATGCCGGGTTCGAGTGGGCTGCCACACGGGACGAGACCCGGCGGCTGATCAGCTTTCTGTCGCAGGAACTGGGGGTCGAGATTCCCGATCAGGCCGCCGTGGGTCTGAAGATCGCAACCGAAGCCGGGTCCAAGCGCCTGGTGAGGCGAGCCATCCGCTATGCCCTGGACAAGGGCCGCCGGAGCGTGACCCTGGTCCATAAAGGCAATATTATGAAATTCACAGAAGGGGCCTTTCGGAACTGGGGCTATGAGGCGGCGGCGGAATTTGGGGATGCAATCGTGACCGAAGCTGAAAGCAGGGAAAAATATGGCGGCCAAGTCCCGGACGGCCGGGTGCTTATTAAGGATCGTATCGCTGATGCTATGTTCCAGCAGGTCTTGCTCCGGCCGGCTGAATACGATGTTCTGGCCACCCCGAACCTGAACGGCGATTACCTTTCAGATGCCTTAGCCGCTCAGGTCGGGGGTCTCGGCCTGGCGCCCGGGGCCAATATCGGGGATAAGTACGCTATTTTCGAGGCGACTCATGGCACGGCCCCAAAGTACGCCGGTCTGGATAAGGTGAATCCGGGCTCCCTGATTCTTTCCGGGGCCTTGATGCTTGAATATTTAGGTTGGAACGAGGCAAGCGACCTGATCAGGCTGTCTCTGGCTGAAACTATCGCCGCGGGGCTGGTGACTTACGACCTTGCCCGTCAGGTTGAAGGAGCGCGGGAATTGTCTTGTTCAGAATTCGGTCAGGCCATTGTGGAGCGTCTCGAAAATTCTTAA